The sequence GACCGTCGCGACGGTCGGGAAGGTCAGGGTCGAGCCGAACGGCGTCAACGCGATCCCGTCGGCGGTCACCGCCTGGCTGGACGCCCGGGGCCCCGCCGACGACGCCGTCCGCCGGACCGTGCTGGAGATCGACGAGGCCGCGCGGGTCGTGGCGCGCCCGCACCGGGTGAGCGTCGACCTCGCGGAGGAGTCCTACACCGAGATCGTCGACTTCGACCTGGCGCTGCGCGACCGGGTCCGCGCGGCGCTCGGGGGCGTCCCCGTCCTGCCGACCGGCGCGGGCCACGACGCGGGCGTCCTGTCGGCGCGGCTGCCGACCGCGATGCTGTTCGTGCGGAACCCGACCGGGGTGTCGCACGCGCCCGAGGAGTTCGCCGAGCCGGCCGACCGCCTGGCCGGAGTCGAGGCCCTCGCCGCGGTACTGGACGACCTGGCGCGCGGGTAGGGAGACCGGTATGCAGTGGCATGCCCAGTTCGCCTGGCTAGGCGACGGCGTCGCGGCCGACGTGCTCATCGAGTCCGACGGCGAGCGGATCGCCGGCATCACCCCCCGGGTCCCGGCGCCGGCGGGCGTCCGGCACCTGCCCGGCCTGACCCTGCCGGGCCTCGCCAACGCCCACTCCCACGCGTTCCACCGGGCGCTGCGCTCCCGCGTCCAGGCGCACTCCGGGACGTTCTGGACGTGGCGCGAGCAGATGTACCAGGTCGCCGACCGGCTCGACCCGGGCTCCTACCGCGCGCTCGCGACCGCGGTGTTCGCCGAGATGGCCCTCGCGGGGATCAGCTGCGTCGGCGAGTTCCACTACCTGCACCACCGGCCGGGCGGCGCCCCGTACGGGGACCCGAACGCGATGGGCGAGGCGCTGATCGCCGCCGCGTCCGACGCGGGCATCCGCATCACCCTCCTCGACACCTGCTACCTGACCGGCGGCATCGGCCGGCCGCTCGCCGGGCCTCAGCTGCGGTTCGGGGACGGCACCGCCGGGAACTGGGCGCGGCGCGTCGACAGCCTGCACGAGCAGACCGGCAAGGCGGAACGGCGCCACGCCCGCGTCGGCGCCGCGATCCACTCCGTCCGGGCCGTGCCGCGCGAGCAGCTGCGCGCCGTCGCCGCGTGGGCGCGGGAGCACCGCGCGCCGCTGCACGTCCACCTGTCCGAGCAGCCCGCCGAGAACCAGGACTGCCTGGACGCCTACGGCATGACGCCGACCCGCCTGCTGGCCGAGGCCGGGGCGCTCGGCGCGCTCACCACGGCCGTGCACGCGACGCACCTCTGCGAGGACGACATCGGCCTGCTCGGGACGACGATGACCGGCGTGTGCATGTGCCCGACCACCGAGCGGGACCTCGCCGACGGCATCGGCCCCGCCCGCGGCCTGGCGGACGCCGGCTCCCCGATCTGCCTCGGCTCCGACCAGCACGCCGTCGTCGACCTGTTCGAGGAGGCCCGCGCGGTCGAGCTGGACGAGCGGCTCCGCACCCGCGCCCGGGGCCACTGGACGGCCGGGGAACTGCTCGCCGCCGCCACGTCCAACGGCCACTACGGCCTCGGCTGGCCCGAGGCGGGACGGCTGGAGCCCGGCGCCTACGCCGACCTCGTCACCGTCGCCCTCGACTCGGTCCGCACCGCCGGCGCGGGCCCGGACCACGCCGCCGAGGCCGCGGTGTTCGCCGCCACCGCCGCGGACGTGCGGCACGTCGTCGTCTCCGGCCGCCAGGTCGTCCAGGACGGCCGCCACCTGCTGGTCGAGGACGTCCCCGCCGCGCTGGCCCGCTCCATCGCCGCCGTCACCGCCGACCCGCCCCGTGAGATCCTGCGCCGATGAGCACGGTCATCACCAACATCGGAGAGCTCGTCACCAACGACCCCGCCGCGGGCGGCGGCCTGGCCGTCGTCCGCGACGCCGCACTGGTGATCGAGGACGGCGCGGTCGCGTGGACGGGCCCGGCGTCCGCCGCCCCCGCCGCGGACGAGTCGTTCGACGCCGCCGGGCGGGCGGTGCTGCCCGGCTTCGTGGACTCCCACGCCCACCTGGTCTTCGCCGGCGAGCGCGCCGAGGAGTTCGCCGCCCGGATGAACGGCGAGAAGTACGCCGCGGGCGGCATCCGCACCACCGTCGAGCGCACCCGCGCCGCGTCCGACGACGACCTGCGCGCCAACGTGCGCCGCCTCGTGCACGAGATGGCCCGGCAGGGCGTGACGACGGTCGAGTGCAAGTCCGGCTACGGCCTCACGGTCGACCAGGAGGCGCGCGCCGTCCGCATCGCCGCCGAGTACGCCGACGAGGTCACCTACCTGGGCGCCCACGTCGTCCCCGCCGAGTACGCGGGCGACGCCGCCGGGTACGCGCACCTCGCCGCCACCGACATGCTCGCCGCCTGCGCCCCGCACGCCCGCTGGGTGGACGTCTTCTGCGAGGAGGGCGCCTTCGACGCCGACCAGGCCCGGGAGGTCCTCACGGCGGGCGTCAAGGCGGGCCTGTCGCCGCGCCTCCACGCGAACCAGCTCACGCAGGGGCCCGCCGTGCGGCTCGCGGTCGAGCTGGAGGCCGCGTCCGCCGACCACTGCACGTTCCTCGGCGACGCCGACGTGGACGCTCTGGCGTCGTCCCGGACGGTCGCGACGCTCCTGCCCGGCGTCGAGTTCTCCACCCGCCAGCCCTACCCGGACGCCCGCCGCCTCCTGGACGCCGGAGCCACCGTCGCCCTCGCCACCGACTGCAACCCCGGGTCCTGCTACAGCTCCAGCATGGCGTTCTGCATCGCCGTGGCCGTCCGGGACATGCGCATGACGCCCGCCGAGGCCGTCTGGTCGGCGACCGCGGGCGGCGCCCGCGCCCTGCGCCGCACCGACGTGGGGCACCTGTCACCGGGCGCCCGCGCCGACGTCCACGTCCTGGACGCCCCGTCCCACATCCACCTCGCCTACCGGCCGGGCGTGCCTCTGACACACGCCGTGTGGAAGCACGGGCGCCGGGTAAAGGGCCTCCTGTAGTCGACTGTGGAGGCCCCTAGATGGCGGAGTTCCTGACGGACATCAAGACCCTGCGCGAACGTGCTCGGCAGGAGATCGACAAAGGCCCGATCACCGAGGCGTACGGCGCGGACGTCGAGCGCGTGATCCAGGTCTGCAACGAGGCCCTGGCCACGGAGATCGTGTGCGTGCTGCGGTACAAGCGGCACTACTACACGGCCACCGGAATCCACGCCGAGACCGTCGCGAGCGAGTTCCTCCAGCACGCGGCCGAGGAGCAGCAGCACGCCGACATGCTGGCCGAGCGGATCGTCCAGCTCGGCGGCGAGCCCGACTTCTCCCCGGACACCCTCACCACCCGCGCCCACGCCGAGTACAACGCCAGCCTCGACCTCGTCGAGATGCTCAAGGAGGACCTGGTGGCGGAGCGGATCGCCATCGCGTCCTACACCGAGATCATCCAGTGGCTCGGCGACGGCGACCCCACCACCAAGCGCGTCTTCGAGCAGATCCTCGCGCAGGAGGAGGAGCACGCCGACGACCTGCGCGGCTTCCTGGAGCGCTTCCCGAAGTCCTAGCCGGGCAGATAGCGCCGGGCGGCCCTCACCAGGGGGGTCCGCCCGGCGCTGACGTAGTCGGTCGAGACGATCTCGGCGACGAAGAGGGTGTGGTCGCCCGCCTCGACGATCTGGCGGGTCTCGCACTCCAGGGCCGAGACGCCCGTGTCGGGGACGAGGGCGCCGGAGTGCTCGCCGCGGTGGTGGGGTTCGCTCGCCAGCAGGATGCGGGCGCTCGGCCGTCCCTCGGAGGCGAACCGGCCGGCCAGGGCGCGCTGGGACGCGGACAGGATCGTCGCCGCCCAGCGCGGGCGCCGGCGCAGCACCTCGGTGAGGTAGGACGAGGACGCCACGCTCGCCAGCACCAGCGGGGGATCCAGCGACACCGACATGAACGAGGTGATCGTGGTGCCGAGGTCGTCCCGGCCGTCGCGGACGGTCAGCACGACCACTCCGGTGGCGAAGCCCGCGACGGCCTCGACGAAGTCGGCGCTCAGCGGATCTCCCAGGCTCCGGGCAGGGTGAGCGGGCCCGCGGAGGGCAGGCCGAGGCGCGCGGCGACCCCGCCGAGGGAGCCCCACCCGTCGAAGCGCGCGGACGCGGCGGTGCGGTCCTCGCTGGACTCCGGCGGGCGCAGCCGCTCCAGCGGCGAGGTGTGCGGGTAGATGCGGACCGGCGCGTCGGAGGCCATGCCCGCCTTCTTGCGGGCGAGGTCCAGGGCCAGGTCGATGCCGCCGAGCTCGTCGACGAGGCCGCGCTCGCGCGCGTCCGCGCCCGTCCAGACCCGGCCCCGGGCCAGTTCGTGGACGCGGTCGCGGGACAGGTCGCGGCCCTCGGCGACCTTCGCGGTGAAGTCGTCGTAGATCCTGTCGAGGGAGGCGTTGACGCGCTCCCACTCGGAGTCGCTGAAGTCCTTGGTGGCGCTGAACATGCGGGCGTGGTCGCCGTCGGCGACCGAGCCGAGGCCGACGCCGACCCGCTCCAGCAGGTCGTTCACCACGGCCTTGCCGACCACGACGCCGATCGAGCCGGTGATGGTGCCGGGCTGCGCGACGATCGTGTCGGCGGCCATCGAGACGTAGTAGCCGCCGGACGCGGCGACGTTGCCCATGGAGACGATCACGGGCTTGCCGGCGCGGCGGGCGAGGACGACCTCGCGCCAGATCGAGTCGGAGGCGACGGCGGAGCCGCCCGGGCTGTTGACGCGGAACACGATCGCCTTGACCCGGTCGTCCTTCACGGCGGCGCGGAACGCGGCGCCGATCGTGTCCGAGCCCATCGCGGGCCCGGAGTTCGGGAGCGGGCCGCCCCGGCCGCTGCGGCCGAGCCGGATCGGGCCCTGCCCGTTGACGAACGCGACGACGTCCTGCCTGCCGGGCTGCGGGAGGCGGTTCGCCAGTCCGTGCGCGCGGTTGTAGCGGGAGACGTAGCGCAGCTGCGCCTCCTGGCCGAACTCCTCGCGCAGGGCGCCGTAGATCTCGTCGCGGTAGGCGAGGCCGTCGACGAGGCCCTCCTCCAGCGCCTCGGCGGCCAGCAGCGGACCGCGGTCGGTGAGCTCGCGGACCTTCTCCTCCGGCAGGCCGCGCGAACCGGCGATCCCGGCGGTGATCTGTTCGCCGAGCGAGGTGACGAGGCGCTGCGACGACTCCTCGTGCTCGGGCGTGTAGGTCTTCTCCATGAACGTGTTCGCCATGGTCTTGTACTCGTAGCGCTTGGCGAACCGCGGCCGGACGCCCGCCTTCTCCAGCGCGCCGGCGAAGAACGGCTCCTCGATCGCGATGCCGGTGAGCCCCACCTCGCCGGTGGGCTGCAGGTAGACCTTGTCGAACCCGGTGGCCAGGTAGAACGGGACGGTGCCGCGGCCTCCCTCGCCGAACGTCTCGGCCCAGGCGACGGTGTGCTTGCCCGCGTCCCGCAGGCCCTGCACCGCCTCGCGCAGCTCCTGCGCGAGCGCCAGCCCGACGGTGCCGCTGACCTTCACGACGAGGGCGCGCACCCGGCTGTCGGAGCGGGCGCGGCGCAACCCGTCCAGGACGTCCCGCAGGCCCGGCCGGCGCATGGACAGGAACGCCGAGACGGGGTCGGCCGGCGCGGTCTCGACGATGCCCTCGGTGAGGTCGAGTTCGAGGATCAGCGGGGCCGTCCGCCGGTCGCGGGCCTGTTTGATCACGTTGACGACTGTGCCGGGATCCACCATGGCCCCAGCCTATGCGTTCGCCGCGCGCCGTTCCCGCGCCCCGGCCGGGCCGGCGCCGGGCGGGGACGGGTCAGCGCGCGAACGCCTTGTTGGGGATCACGCTGGCCGACGCCTGGGCGACCGGGCGGCCGCGCCCGTCGGCGACCACGGCGTTGGAGACCATGCGGGTGGCGCCGGGGTGCACGCACGTCCCGGTCACCGTGTAGGCCTCGCCCGCCCGGACGCCGCGCAGGTAGTCGACGTTCAGGTTGAGCGTGAGCATCGGCATGAAGCGCTCGCAGGTGCTGCTCGCCGCGAGGCAGACCGCGTTGTCGAGGATCATCGCGATGTAGCCGCCGTGCACGGTGCCGCCGGGGTTGCAGAGCCGCTCGCCCGGCGTCCACGCGAGGGAGACCCGGCCCGGTTCGGCGGAGGCGACGTCCTGCCCGATGTAGTCGTTGATGTCGGAGATCTGCGGAAACCGTCCATCCGCCATCGCCTGGATCAGCTCGGCGCCCGACAGGGTGTTCCACAGGTCGGCGGCCTCCTGGAGGGCCCCGGCTTCCTGAGGGTCCTCCTGAGAGGCCTTCCATAGGGCCTGCGGGGTCGCCTCGACGCTCAACTCGCACTCCCTGATCACGGTGACCTCCGAATGGTATTCGGCGAGGCGGGTGAGGGCACTGTGCCCTTCGTCACGAGTCCGCGGCGCTATCGTCGGACGCATGGGAGACGGCGACGGCTGGGCCAGTTGCGGCCTGGGGCACACGCACTGGGGGCGGTTCGGCGCCGCGGGCCTGCTGGCCTACCACCGCGACTCCTCCGGTCAGGTGTGGGTGCTGCTCCAGCAGCGCGCGTGGTGGGGGCTCGGCGGCGGGACGTGGGGCATGTTCGGCGGCGCGCTGCACAGCCACGAGGACGTCGTCACCGGCGCGCTGCGCGAGACGTCCGAGGAATGCACGCTCGACACGGGAACCGTCCGCGTCCACGGGACGAGCGTGGAGGACCACGGCGGATGGTCGTTCACCTCCGTCGTGGGCTCGCTGCCGGAGCGCGCGCGGGTGCTGCCCGCGTCGCGCGAGACGCGCAGGGCCGAATGGGTGCGCGCGGAAGAGGTCACCGACCGCAAGCTGTTCGAGCCGTTCGCGCGTTGCTGGCCCCGCGTGCAGGAAGCGATGCGGGGGGTCGTCCTCGTCGTGGACGCGGCGAACGTCGTGGGCGCCCGCGCCGACGGCTGGTGGAAGGACAGGGCGGGCGCGAACGCGCGGCTCCGCGACGACCTGAAACGCCTGGACGGCGGCGTGCACGGCCTGCCGGACGGCCTCTACCCCTACGACCGCTGCTTCCCGGAGGTCGTCCTCGTCGTCGAGGGCGCGGCGCGGGGCGTCGCCGACGAGCCGGTCGACGGCCTGCGGGTCGTGGCCGCGCCCGGCAGCGGCGACGACACGATCGTCGACCTCGTGCGGCAGGGCGACCCGGGCAAGGCCCACCTGGTGGTGACGGCCGACCGGGAGCTGCGCGCCCGCTGCGCGGAGGCGGGCGCCGCCGTCACCGGTCCCCGCTGGCTGCTCGAACGCCTCTAGATCTTCAGGCGGGCTCAGTTCTCCACGCGGTGGCCGGCGCCGCGCAGCGCCTCCGCCGCCTGCTCCGACCGGTGCTCCGGGACGAGCACGAGGTCGGAGTGGTAGGTCGAGGCGACGAAGACGGGCACCCCGGCCTCGGCCAGCGGCCCCACGATCCCGGCGAGCACGCCGGGCAGGTCGAGGCCGTGCGCCGTGTCGCCGTAGAAGCCGACCCACCGCTCCGTCTCGGCGAACGGTGAGGCGTCCCGGATCACGGTGAGGCCCTCGGGGGCGCGTACGAGCGCGACCCACTCGTCGTCCTCCGGGAGCGTCGCGTGCGGAAGGTGCTCCACCATGAACTGACCGGGGACGATGTGCAGGCGCATCCCCTCACCCTATTCAGGGACGAGCCACACCGCCCCCAGGGGTGGGACGCGCATCTCCGCGGACGCGGGCAGCCCGTGCCACGGCTCCGGCGCGGCCTCGACCCGGCCGAGGTTGCCGACGCCGCTGCCGCCGTACTCGTAGGCGTCGGTGTTGACGAGCTCGCGCCATCGGCCCGCCCGCGGGAGGCCCACCCGGTAGTTCTCGTGCGGGTTCCCGGCGAAGTTGACGACGCACGCGACGACGGGCGGTTCGGCGCCGTCCGGGGCCGTCCCGTACCGCAGGTAGGACAGGGTGTTGCCGCCCGCGTCGTTGCCGTCGATCCAGCGGAACCCGTCGTGGTCGCTGTCGCGCGTCCACAGCGCGGGCTCGTCCTTGTAGGCGTGGTTCAGGTCGCGGACGAGCTTCTGCAGCCCCAGGTGGTTGGCCCCCTCGGCGGCGTTGTCCAGCAGCCACCAGTCGAGCGGGCGCTCCTCCGCCCATTCGGCGCCCTGCCCGAACTCCTGCCCCATGAACAGCAGCTGCTTGCCGGGATGCGACCACATGTAGGCGAGCAGCGACCGCAGCCCGGCGAACTGCTGCCAGGAGTCGCCCGGCATCTTGCTCAGCAGCGAGCCCTTGCCGTGGACGACCTCGTCGTGCGACAGCGGCAGGACGTAGTTCTCCGAGAACGCGTACACCAGCGAGAACGTGATCTCGTTGTGGTGGTAGTTCCGGAACACCGGCTCGTGGCGCAGGTATTCGAGCGTGTCGTGCATCCAGCCCATGTTCCACTTGAACCCGAACCCGAGCCCGCCGAGATGGGTCGGACGGGACACCCCGGGCCACGCCGTCGACTCCTCCGCGATCGTCATGACGCCGGGGTTGCGCTTGTAGACCGTCGCGTTCATCTCCTGGAGGAACGAGATGGCCTCCAGGTTCTCCCGCCCGCCGTAGATGTTGGGCGTCCACTCGCCCTCGTTGCGCGAGTAGTCGAGATACAGCATCGAGGCGACGGCGTCCACGCGCAGCCCGTCGATGTGGAACTCCTCCAGCCAGAACGACGCGTTCGCCACCAGGAAGTTGCGGACCTCGGCGCGGCCGAAGTTGAACACGAGCGTCCCCCAGTCGGGGTGCTCGCCCCGCTGCGGATCGTCGTGCTCGTAGAGGGCGGTGCCGTCGAACCGGGCCAGCGCCCACTCGTCCTTGGGGAAGTGGGCGGGCACCCAGTCCATGATGACGCCGATACCGGCCTGGTGGAGGCGGTCGATGAGGTAGCGGAAGTCGTCGGGGTCGCCGAACCGCGCCGTGGGCGCGTAGTAGGACGTCACCTGGTAGCCCCAGGACGGGCCGTAGGGGTGCTCGGTGACCGGCAGCAGCTCCACGTGCGTGAAGCCCATGTCGCTGACGTACTGCGTCAGCTCCTCCGCCAGTTCCCGGTAGCCGAGCCCGGGACGCCACGATCCGAGGTGCACCTCGTAGGCGCTCATGGGTTCGTGCAGCCAGTCGTGCTCCTTGCGCGAGTCCATCCACGCGCCGTCCTCCCACTCGTAGGAGGAGGTGAAGACGCGGGACGCCGTCGCGGGCGGGCACTCGGTGGCCTGCGCCATCGGGTCGGCCTTGGCGCGCCACACGCCGTCGGCCCCGAGGATCTCGTACTTGTAGCGCGTGCCGTCGCCGACGCCCGGGACGAACAGCTCCCAGATGCCGGTGGAGCCGAGCGACCGCATCGGGTACGCGCGGCCGTCCCAGTGGTTGAAGTCGCCGACCACCCGCACGCCCCGCGCCGTCGGCGCCCACACCGCGAAGCCCGTCCCGGTCACGGTGCCGAGCGCGGAGGCGTAGGAGCGGACGCGGGCGCCGAGCGCGCGCCACAGCTCCTCGTGCCGCCCCTCGCCGATCAGGTGCAGGTCGAGCTCGCCGAGCGTCGGCAGGTGCCGGTAGGGGTCGTCCTGGATCGTCTCGATCCCGTCGCCGTAGGTGACGGCGAGCCGGTAGTCGGGGACGGCGAGGGGCGCCCGGTCCTTCTCGGGGCCCGCGAGCGACGAGCCGGCGGGCAGCGTCCCGGCGAACAGCCCCTGGTGGAAGTGCCGCAGGGGGTGCCGGTCGCCGTTCGGCAGGACGACCTCGACCTTCTCGGCGAGCGGGCGCAACGCCCGCACCGTCACCCCGTCCCGGCCGGGATGCGCCCCGAGGACACCGTGCGGATCATGGTGGTCGCCGCCGACGAGCCGATCGATCTCCGCGCGCGTCACCCGTGCCATGGCGTCATGGTCTCCCGTCACTGAGCGGTTTACCCCATGAGGTTGCCCCGAGAACCGGCGCTCTCACATGACGGGCCGACCTGTTTTCGCGAATCCGGCATTTCCGGTGCGGATGTTGCGGCCGCACGGACGACACGACTCTTCGTCGTGGGGTCGCGTCGAATGTGTCGTCCGTGCGGCCACGTCTACCTCGCCCCAGGGGTGACCCCGACCCCACCGCCCAGGGCTCCATTCCTGTGTCACCTCAGCGCCACAGGTACCTTCCGTACCGGAATGTCCCAGCCCGGTCCGCCCCCGCGCGCGGACCGGGCCGCTTCGAATCCCCTGCCTCCCGTCACCGGTCTCCGGACTCCCCGCGCGTCTGGTCGAGCAGCATCCGCCGGAGCCCCTCCGAGTCGTCCGCGGCCACCGTCATCGCACATCCCGCCTGGAGTTGGGCATCGGTGAGGTCGCCGCTGCGGGTCGCGTACCAGCGCCCCGCGTCGCTGCGCCACACCTGCCAACCCGGATGCTCTCCCTCGATGGCCGCCTTCAGATCCTCGAAGTCGCCCATCAAGGTCGTCCCTTCCCCGAGGCCGCTCTTCTGTATACAAAAGTCTTACTCGGCCTGAGAGGTGTCAAGCTGTCCGTAAGCGGACCGTGCCCCCGCGGATAGCGCCTGGAAGGTATGGATGACTGGAGGGGCGAGCAGGATCGAACGCGGCGTCGAACGCTGTTCGAACATGGCCGCGGGCTGGAGGCCGGGGGGCGCGCCCGAGGAGAGGGAGGTGACGCCGGTGCCGGACCGTCCCGCCTACCTGCGCATCGCCGACACCCTGCGAGAAGGGATCCGGGACGGCAGTCTCCCGCCGGGGACGCGGCTGCCGACCCTCGCCGAGCTGTGCGGCCTTCACGGCGTCTCCGAGATCGTCGTGCGGCAGGCCGTCGCGCTGCTGCGCGGCGAGGGCCTGGTGGAGACCCGCCGCGGCGGCGGCACGCTCGTCCGGGCCGTCCCGCCGGCCCGCCGCGTGGCGATGGAGCGCTACCGCGCGGTGGCCGAGCCGACGGCGGTCCCCGAGACCACGTTCACCCGCGACCAGAAGATCACCTGGGAGAAGTACCGGCTGGACCGGGAGTTCTCCCGCGTCAGGGCCGACGACGACCTCGGCGCGCTGTTCGAGCTGCCCTCCGGCACCGAGCTGCTGCGCCGCCGGTTCGTCTTCTACGCGCGCGACGAGCCGCAGCAGATCTCCGTCAACTACCTGCCGTGGGACGTGGTCGGCGACACGCCCGTCGCCGACCCGGCGCGCGAGCCCTGGCCCGGCGGGACGCTCGCGCAGCTGGCCTACCTCGGGCACCCGCCGATCCGGGTCGAGGAGGCCGTCCGGTCCCGGATGCCGACGCCCGAGGAGGCCGAGACCCTGAACATGACGGGCGGGGTGCCGGTGCTCGCCATCACCCGCCGCCTGCTGTCGCGCGCCGGCGTCATGGAGGTCTGCCGCGAGATCGTGCTGCCCGCCGACCGGGTCGTCCTCGACTACGCCATCGACCTGTGACGGCGGCCGGTCCCGGCCCGGTCAGCCCGCGAGCCGGGCCAGGGACCGCAGCGGGACGGGCAGCCACGACGGCCGGTTCCGCGCCTCGTACCGGATCTCGTAGACGGCCTTGTCGAACTCGAAGGCCCGCACCAGCGTCGCGTGCGCCGCCGGGTCGGGTCCGCCCGCGGCCGCGTAGCCGGCGCAGAACGCCGCCCGGTTCCGTTCGGCCCACGCCTGGGCGCGCAGTTCCAGCGCTTCCGCCGCCTGCGGCGGGACGTCGCCTTCCCGGGCCAGCAGGAAGCGCGCGGCGTACTCGAACGAGCGGAGCATCCCGGCGACGTCGCGCAGCGGGTGGGCGGAGGCCCGGCGCTCGGCGGGCGTGCGGGCCGGCTCGCCCTCGAAGTCCAGCAGCGTCCAGCCGGAGTCGGTGCGCAGGACCTGGCCGAGGTGGTAGTCGCCGTGCACGCGCTGGAACGGCAGCGGGGCCGCCTCGGAGGCGACGCGGTCGAACACCGCGCGGATCGCGGGCGCGTAGGGGCGGAGCTGCGGGACGGCGGCGCTGACCTGGTCGAGCTGCTCGTGCATCGCGAAGACGATCTTTCGCAGGTTCTCGGGCGGCGCCTGCACCACCCCGAACGCGACGGCGAGGTCGCGGTGCACTTCGGCGGTGGCCGCGCCGAGCCGTTCGGCCTCGGCGGCGAAGTCGCCGCCGGCGGCTCCGGCGTCGTCGGCGGTGAACGCGGGCGTTCCCGGCGCCGCGGGCTGGGCGAACCAGTCGCGGACGCTGGTGAGCGCGAGCTGCCAGCCGTCCGTCGCGGTGCGCAGGAACTCCGACAGCAGCGCGAGCGTGACCGGCTCGTCCCCGCCGGAGTCCGTGCCGCTCGAAGGATTCCCCAGCGCGCCCGGTTCCATCTCGATCCAGCCGTGCACGCTCGGGACGTGCTCGCAGCCCCGCCGGGAGAGGGCGAGGTTGACCTCCAGGTCGGGGCTGACACCGGGGGACAGGCGGCGGAACAGCTTGCAGATGTAGGCGTCGCCGAAGATCAGCGAGGTGTTGCTCTGCTCCCCCGGGATCGGCACGCCGTCCAGGTCCGTGCGCACGCCGGTGCCGGGTGCGCGGCGGAAGGTCAGCGGTCCGACCGTCCGCTCGTCCGCCATGAGGCCGAGCAGCGGGCGCGTCAGCTCCGCGTCGTGGGCGGCGTCGTAGACGTACCCGGTGATGCCCTGCTCCGGGCCCTCCAGCCGTCCCATCACGACCGGCGCCAGATGCTCGGGCAGGTCGCGGCGGGCGCCGAGGAGGAGCTGGTAGTGGTCGGTGGTGTCGTCCTGGCGGACGTCGAGTATGAGGTGGTGCAGGGCGGGGTCGCCGGTTCTGAGTTCGGTGGCGGTGCCGATGGTGAGGTCGTGGATGGGGCCGTCTTTGCCGCCGAACCACCGCTGCCGGGGCAGCCAGCCGGTCAGGAGCCGGACGAGCGAGGTGTCGGTCGGCGGAGCGGACGGCGCCACGGTCACATCACTCCCTCTCCCGGCTCCTGTCCGTCCGGCGGCGGCGGGAGCAGGAACCAGTAGAAACCATGCCCGGGAAGGGTCAGCAGGTAGGGCAGGTCGCCGATGGCCGGGAACTGGACGCCGCCCATGCACTCGATCGGGGACGAGCCCCGGAAACGCCGCAGGTCCAGCTCGACCGGCTGCGGGAACCGGGACAGGTTGTTCACGCAGAGGACCGTGCCCGAGCCGCCCCACTGGTTGGCGTCCCCGCCGTTGATCTCGCGGGTGAAGGCGAGGACGGAGGGGTTGGAGGCGGAGAGTTCGACGTAGGAGCCGACGCCGAAGACGGGGTGGCGTTGGCGGATTTCGATCATTTTGCGGGTCCAGTGGAGCAGGGAGCCGGGGTTGTTGGTCTGGGCTTCGACGTTGACGGCCTGGTAGCCGTAGATGGGGTCCATGATGACCGGCAGGTACAGGCGTGCGGGGTCGCAGGTGGAGAATCCGGCGTTGCGGTCGGGTGTCCATTGCATGGGGGTGCGGACGGC is a genomic window of Actinomadura citrea containing:
- a CDS encoding ACT domain-containing protein; this encodes MRLHIVPGQFMVEHLPHATLPEDDEWVALVRAPEGLTVIRDASPFAETERWVGFYGDTAHGLDLPGVLAGIVGPLAEAGVPVFVASTYHSDLVLVPEHRSEQAAEALRGAGHRVEN
- the glgB gene encoding 1,4-alpha-glucan branching protein GlgB; its protein translation is MARVTRAEIDRLVGGDHHDPHGVLGAHPGRDGVTVRALRPLAEKVEVVLPNGDRHPLRHFHQGLFAGTLPAGSSLAGPEKDRAPLAVPDYRLAVTYGDGIETIQDDPYRHLPTLGELDLHLIGEGRHEELWRALGARVRSYASALGTVTGTGFAVWAPTARGVRVVGDFNHWDGRAYPMRSLGSTGIWELFVPGVGDGTRYKYEILGADGVWRAKADPMAQATECPPATASRVFTSSYEWEDGAWMDSRKEHDWLHEPMSAYEVHLGSWRPGLGYRELAEELTQYVSDMGFTHVELLPVTEHPYGPSWGYQVTSYYAPTARFGDPDDFRYLIDRLHQAGIGVIMDWVPAHFPKDEWALARFDGTALYEHDDPQRGEHPDWGTLVFNFGRAEVRNFLVANASFWLEEFHIDGLRVDAVASMLYLDYSRNEGEWTPNIYGGRENLEAISFLQEMNATVYKRNPGVMTIAEESTAWPGVSRPTHLGGLGFGFKWNMGWMHDTLEYLRHEPVFRNYHHNEITFSLVYAFSENYVLPLSHDEVVHGKGSLLSKMPGDSWQQFAGLRSLLAYMWSHPGKQLLFMGQEFGQGAEWAEERPLDWWLLDNAAEGANHLGLQKLVRDLNHAYKDEPALWTRDSDHDGFRWIDGNDAGGNTLSYLRYGTAPDGAEPPVVACVVNFAGNPHENYRVGLPRAGRWRELVNTDAYEYGGSGVGNLGRVEAAPEPWHGLPASAEMRVPPLGAVWLVPE
- a CDS encoding GntR family transcriptional regulator, which encodes MTPVPDRPAYLRIADTLREGIRDGSLPPGTRLPTLAELCGLHGVSEIVVRQAVALLRGEGLVETRRGGGTLVRAVPPARRVAMERYRAVAEPTAVPETTFTRDQKITWEKYRLDREFSRVRADDDLGALFELPSGTELLRRRFVFYARDEPQQISVNYLPWDVVGDTPVADPAREPWPGGTLAQLAYLGHPPIRVEEAVRSRMPTPEEAETLNMTGGVPVLAITRRLLSRAGVMEVCREIVLPADRVVLDYAIDL
- a CDS encoding maltokinase N-terminal cap-like domain-containing protein, which produces MTVAPSAPPTDTSLVRLLTGWLPRQRWFGGKDGPIHDLTIGTATELRTGDPALHHLILDVRQDDTTDHYQLLLGARRDLPEHLAPVVMGRLEGPEQGITGYVYDAAHDAELTRPLLGLMADERTVGPLTFRRAPGTGVRTDLDGVPIPGEQSNTSLIFGDAYICKLFRRLSPGVSPDLEVNLALSRRGCEHVPSVHGWIEMEPGALGNPSSGTDSGGDEPVTLALLSEFLRTATDGWQLALTSVRDWFAQPAAPGTPAFTADDAGAAGGDFAAEAERLGAATAEVHRDLAVAFGVVQAPPENLRKIVFAMHEQLDQVSAAVPQLRPYAPAIRAVFDRVASEAAPLPFQRVHGDYHLGQVLRTDSGWTLLDFEGEPARTPAERRASAHPLRDVAGMLRSFEYAARFLLAREGDVPPQAAEALELRAQAWAERNRAAFCAGYAAAGGPDPAAHATLVRAFEFDKAVYEIRYEARNRPSWLPVPLRSLARLAG